GACTTGCTACACTTGAGTGGCATGCTCTTGTTAGTGAATTTGTGACCTACAGAAGCATGTTTGGCATGCTGTAGTCGTGTTTACCCACCTAATAATGTTAGAATGATGTTGCATTGCACGTCTCAAAATGTTTCGTTGTGTATGCAGGCGTCTTATTGACTTTGGCAGTGCCATTGATGATTTCACATTGAAGCATCTTTATGATTCAGGGCCTACTCGGTGTGTGATCATAttccttcctttcttccttttACCATTTGGTTAGAGCATACATTTCGGGTATTTTGTGCTCGAATTATTGAATATAGAATCTGTCTTATTTCCTGCATTTTGAATTTGATGCCTCTTTAGTCTTCAGTTTTCCTCCTAGAGGACCAATTACTAATTAGGGTGAACTGCTGTGTCTCTAAAAGTTCTTTTAGTACCAAATTCATTTTTAAGATTTAGTAGTACTCTGTGCTGGATTCTTAGCTACTTGCACTGTTGCACAGCAATGTTAGTTCAAAACTGAAGCATGTGAATTGTAGAATATTCCAGATATTTAAACTTAAATACAATTTTTGGTTCACTATTTTAAAAACTTTGCACAAAGCCATTTctttcattgtaaaattaggttCTTAACCAACTTCAACGGTTTCCCTCCCTGGTGGGCATGTTTAATGGTGGAGAGAAAACATCTTTCTTAATCAACTTCAATGGTTTCCCTCTCTGATTGACATGTTTGATGGTGGAAAGAAAACATTGTTTTAAGAGGGTTCTACCCCCTGCTTGATGAAGGATTTAAACCCAGCTTAAGTAATGGATGCAATGTGGGGCTTTCAATTTACTTACTGTCTGACAAAGTGACAATCTATGGGTTGCATGTAAAAGTCTACTCTGCATTGTTCAATATGCTGTTCTGAAACAAGATATTTGGTGCATGACTCTAGTTTCATTTATTCTGATTGAAACTCCAATCGATTTTAATACTATATCAGAACTCAACTCCAGGTCTGAGCAGACTTTCGAGTACACTCCTCCAGAGGCACTTCTTAATTCAAGTTGGTTTCAGGGATCAAAAAGTGCCAGACTTAAGTATGTTCATGTTCCTACTTGCTTTACTTTCACTAAGAACCAGCTGCATTGAATCTCTCATCTTGTTATTTACAATTTTACAGGTACGATATGTGGAGTGTTGGTGTTGTCATGCTGGAGTTGATAGTAGGTTCTCCACATGTTTTCCAGATAAGTGACCGTACACGTGCTCTAATGGATCATCGCCTTGAAGGGTGGAGTGAGCAAACAAAGGAACTTGCATACAAGTGAGACATTGTTTCGATATTTCTGTGTGAAAATTGTGAAGGATGTTTTCTATTTCTGGATCAGTGAAAACTGTTGGGGCTGCATTTTGATTATTTCATCAGGCTTAAGAACATCAAAGTTGTTTCACGTAAATGAAAGAGTATAAGCTCCATGTCAGATTGTCAGCCACATGGTTCTCAGGATATCCCAAAATATTCAGAAAATTACCAGACCCTTCTTTTTAGCCAATCAAGAATTCATGACCTTTTCTGAAGTGCATGATTAACAGTACAATCCATTATTGCTAGAAATTCGATCCACCCTACTGCAAGCTACATAATTTTGGTTTTCTAACTATCTGTAGGCAATTTACCTAAATGACCTTTCTATTGATATGATGTAGTAGGTAGTAGCATGATTTAATTTGTGTGGTTTGTTTCCCTGCCAAACCTTTGAAGATGCTCTATTTATTGGAATTACGAATTTAAGTTTTTCCAAATTAATTTTTCACATGGGAAGATATAGTCCTGAAGAGTACTTATTTGACTAACTATTTCTTCTGTTCCTGTTGTAATGTTAGGTTGAGGTCCTACATGGAATTGTGCATTTTAGTCCCAGGAATTTCCTCGCAACATCAGGGCAGTGGTGACTCCGAACATGTCAGTATCTCAACTCCACTTTATGTTCACTTGTAATGATTTTTTacaatatatatgttcatattcTTCCAAAATGTGATTTAACTGGCTATTTCCTTTATTTACACATTGTTCATTATGGACCAAAAATCtgtattttcttaaaatttaaaaaaaatgaaatgtaaGAAATGCACATAACTATACATCCTTGCTTTGAGGCTTGAAAGGAAACTCATTGGATATGCCGTTGTTATTTCTTTAATGTAGAATAAGCTTCCAGGGGATTGTTGCCAACAATGATTTCTTTCTCTTTGTTTTAGGGTCAGTTTCGGCCGGCTTCTTGGAAATGCTCTGAAGAATCATTTGCGCATCAAGTGAAGATCAGAGATCCTCTTAAAATGGGGTGGGTATTGTCGTTTGTTGTCCACATCTTCTACAGTCCAGATTATTTTCATCTTTGTATCTAATATTTTTATGCTTTGCTGTTGCACTCCAGATTTCCTAATATATGGGCATTGCGACTAGCACGCCAGTTACTAATATGGCATCCTGTAAGTATCTTGAACCCCAATCTGTAAAGAAAAATGGTATGCTTGCACCCTGTATATTTTTGAAAGAATTCATAAGAACAAGTGTGGCAGAATAATATCTTACATTATACAAGCACACAAGAGTGGAGATACAACTGTGGAAACCACCACGGTTCTGAAACATTTCTGTCCGGAAAGTTCAACTCTTCCTATGCATCTCTAGATAAAACTATGACCTGAAACATTGTACATAAAGATACTAAACTGTGGACAtaatgcattgtatttattaggctTATCCTTGAAATATGAAGATGAAAATGGAACAAGGGACAACCATTTCGCAGAATACACGGATGAGAACTATACACAAGCTACTGTTCTGTTATTTGCATCCTGCTAAACTTGAAAATAATTACGTTAGTGCCACAATCTGGACAGCCTATACCCCGCACTTCTATTTTTATCATCACTTATTCATTGATGTTGTGGTTCCATCTCTTAACATATACTTACCCTTGTTTTGTAGGAGGACCGCCTAAGTGTTGATGAAGTATTAGCTCATCCTTACTTTCAGGAGCCACCATAACCGACACACGATAAAGATCTAACTTACTCTTGACCTTTAACAAGTCCTCCAAATTTTACTTCTGAGTGTACATTTCCTTGGTGAGTTCGATCGAAGGAATTGTGAATCATTTGTAGATGCCAACCCGATTGTCTCACCAGCTGTTGTAAATACCACATGAAAAATAGTTGTACGCAGCAATATAGGTAGATGCAGGCTATGTAAGGAACAGAATCAGATGTACAGATTATATGCTCAACCGAAATGAAGAAGAATGTTACAACTTTCAGCTGTGTTGAATTGTGTGCTTAGTCTCTTTGAAAGAACAAAGATcgtatacataattttttctaaTATAATTATGCAATACAAAATTCTTCCTTGTTCAATCATGGCTTGCAACACCAGATTGTTACATGAGGTTTGAATATTTCTGTGATATTCCATCTGTTCATGATATGATGAAAGTGTCATCAGTCACAGCATAATAGCTGCACCAAATCTGAAGAAACATGGCATGATTGTAACCAATTTTCCCAATTCAACAAACAAATAGTAcacactacatgagaaatcAGGCATACCACAACTTTGCCTCTCACACTCCCATGAAATCAAATGGCATCCAAAATGATTCCAGATACAATTTCTGGCTGAAGAGAATCAAAAATCGTTTACGTGCTCATCATGACTCGCTTGAACTCTTCGTAGTCAACTTGCCCGTCGTTGTTGCTATCAGCTGCCTTCATCATATCATCAATCTCATCTTCTGTCATCTCCTCTCCAAGACTAGCCATCACCATGCTTAACTATGGACATGAATCGACCAATTTCTTAGCTACAAATTCCAATTCGCAAGCTGATAAAATTGCGCAAAAACCATACCTCATTGCGTGATATGAATCCATTATCATCCTTGTCGAAAATCCTGAAAGCCTTCCTCagttcttcctcctcatcacccTTGCCATTCTCCTAAATTTGCAATGAAAAGAACAACATTTTTTCACTTAGCTATTTATATGCAAGATCATGAAAATATACTTGTAAGTCATCCTTCATGTTAATTTCAGTTGCATTTTACATATAGTTTCTTCTTCATTATGGCGATGAACTCGTCAAACTCGATCGTGCCATTGCCATCCTCATCGACGGCCACGATCATGTCTTGCAGATCCTCCTGGCTTGGCGCCATTCCCAGGCGTGTGAGCACGGTGGCCAGCTCCTCCCTACTTATGCAACCTAATATCAGACATACAACCGTTTCAGGTTACAGATTTTTCAGTGCAGATCATTTCATCATTCTTCAGAGTCAGACTAAGTGGAAAAAGAACAAAATGATATccaaaaatatatgtacaattAACTGCAGATCAAGTATTCAAGCCCATGCATTCACAATATGAAGTAAGAAAAACTTTGCAATCAACTCATGATTTCCAAACCCAGACATAACATAAACTGGTTGTGCTGCTACATTCAGAGGCAATCAGCTGCAGAGTCCATGGAATTCAGTGTTGTCACGGAGAGACCTGAATTTTTAGGATGAAAACGCATTGCAATGCAAAATTAGAGGAAACATGAAAAACATACCGTCATTGTTCTTGTCGAACAGCGAGAAGGCGTCGCGGAAATCGGAGATCTGCTGCTCGTTGAGATGGCTCTCCATGAACTTTCGAATTCAAGGCTTGAATTCGATCGATGGTATGTGTGAAACTTTCTTGTCGTAGATGTGTAGGAGATATATAGTAGCTGGAGATGTTTCTTGCTTGTTTTGCCTTTTGATGGCATGAAGTGTGAGGCATGGAGGAGCTTGAAGAATTCTCGTCAGAGAAGAGGGATCAGGGGTGAGAGAATATGTGCATATTCGTTTTGTACTAAATTGGGGTTTAATTATATCTCAACCTTCATTAGTCAAACCTAGTTTATTTCACTTCTGTTTTCTTTTAGGCTCATTTGCTACAGATCACCAGATTGCAAAGTCATGTTTGCCAATTTTTTGCCATGAAGAGCAGAATGTCAACGGGCGTCGGATGTCGACTGGTTTATAGGTTCGGCTAATTGCAATTCCATTGCACAATAACCTATCTGACAGTGGCATAAGCTTCTCTTTGTTTGGCCCATTATCTTTGTGGATTCTGGTCAtctcattttttaattttgaagaaCATGGAAGCACTTCTCCAGAATTATATTTTTGTATGAAGAAACGTGACTGTGTCACCTGCACTGACGATGTCCTACGCGCTTGCGTGGTAGGATGGCACATGTAAAACAGTTAATCAGTTGCATTTCAGGAGCAAATTTGGCATTAGGTTCAGTGGCTGTTAGGATTtgaaataaaatttgaattgaaatccCAGTAAAATTCCTTTCTATTCAAACAATCTCAAAGGGGAGCAATTCCTGAAACTAAAAGAAGGAACCTTTCTATTGCATAGTAGCATATGAACTTTTGATAACATAGCTCGGTACAGGTATTGGCATAAAACCGGACAAGAACTGAAATCAGCCATTCAATCTTATTTTACAAGCATGGGCTCTTCAGCAAGATCAAAAATGAAAGATGGCCATGTAGCCAACTATTTTTTATGATAGCAATTGAGTAGATTCTATTCTAAATATCTAATCATTTTCAGGCTTAGTGTTTTTTGAAGTCTGCCTCTTCACAGACCGGAGCTGCACCGAGTTGTTGAAGCAGTGCTCGAAGCCGAAGTGCGGAAATCGCTCATACCAGGTGTCCTGCGGGACGTGTGTGTCCCAGTGCTCACCGCTGCTGCTCCTGCCATACTTGTGCACCCAACCGGTGCCGTTGTGATGCTCGCCCCAGGTGCGATTCCACTGGTCCCCATACTTGCCTGCCCACCAGGTTTCCCCTTGCTTAACACCATGGCCATTCGGGTCGAAATGCTCATCCCACTTGTCGCCCCACTTTGACCACCCATCACCCTCTGATCGTTCAGCCCATTTGTCAGTGTATTTTGCACTACCTCCGCAGCCATCATACTTCTCGCCCCACCTGTAGAGGACGAACCAGAAATGTATTGAGTTGATTGATGTGTCTGTCTAGGTTGCCATTTTTACAACAGTACTAGCACAAATGGTGTATGCGGCAAACAATCTGATTGCTGAAATATTTGCtcttttcatttattttaacAAGAAAATTTGGTTCTTGAATGCGATATGACTAGGGATAAAAACAAGGTAAGAGCTAGGACAGAGAGCATTCTGAAAGAAGTTATTGAGAAGTTCTACTTACCTTTCATGCCAAACATGAGCGTGACCAACATCTAGCGGTGTGTTTGGATCCAAGCTGCACCATTTATCAGCCCACTTCTCAGCTTTACCGGTTGAATCATAATGCTCCCACCATTGCTCTTGCCATTGCTCCCCTTTACCATTCTGTCCCCACTTATCTGCAGTCTTCTCCATGTGCATAACACCACAGGTGAAATCctgcaaatattaaaaaaatgcagtaCTCAGTTATATTCTAACGAGTAATGGGGCAATCTTTCAGTACGAATAGGCCAAATATTACATCTGAAGTTTAGTAAATCAGTATTGTCGGAACAGAAATACTTCAGTAAATCAACACATGACAGTGAGACACATCTCTCTACACACAACTACATCACTCAGGCCAGATAATCTTATTTCGATTGAAACAATAGCCATAAGTTAATGCTGATGATGTAACATTGTAACCCGTAGGTTTCATGAACAAGGAACAAATGGTTGTATTATACCAAATGAGACAGCAATTTACCTGCCACATAGACTCTTTCCAGTATTCCCGCCAAACATTCCCTGTAGCATCACGGCCAGACTTCTCAGAACCTAGCTCTTTGTGATCAAACCGGTCTGAAGCCTCCCAATACTTGTCTTCCCATTCAACAGCTCCATCAGCACTAACTCCCCTAATTACAGTCCACTTGCAAGTTACACCATCAGGCCTTTGTTCTACACCTGTCTCCTTCCACCACAATGAACCATCTGGACGTACCCCATGTGATGACTTCTCGTCGCTTGCACTAAGAGCTCTAGCTGCCTCAGCTGCGTTTTTCGAAAACTGATCTTCGAATGTCTCCTCTGCATCAGCAGTAATACTGGGCTCGGATTCCACATTTTCAGGCTCAGCAAACGACTGGAAGGGAGGAAGAGATCGGTCTTCCTTCTTCTTGAAGAAAGAGGTCTCGAACGGGAGCGATAAAATATCTTCTGACAGTTCCTTTTCCATCAGCAGATCAGGCTGACCGGCGAAGGAGTCTAATTTCTCAGATGGTTTTAACCCAGTGTCGATTTCTCCTAGTTTAGTGCTATTTTCCACAGGTGGTAACCACGACCAGAAGTCCGGGCCTGGAGTACCGAGCTTGGAACTTGACTTCTTGAAAGGAGATGAATCACCAGAGTCCGGCACTGAAACTGATTGCTAATGTCAGATTGCAGATTAAGAACAGCATGGTTTTACAATAccttaataactaaaatactGCAGTTAATTGTGTATCCCGCATAAGAATACATGTatgtctgaaaaaaaaaaggatgcacATGCAACTTGCAACAAATAGaagtactgattttttttactactctctccggttccatattaattgacgctttggacaaggttgatgtcaaacttttataacttagactatcaataactttaaaaatatttagtttaaaggaactagaacaacatatatagatttgtcttttaaagtactataataaaagtaaacatgcatttatttattatatatattataatagaaaaataaggtcaaagatgtaTCTTGTAGACCGTATCATTGTCAAAaatgtcaattaaaatgaaaccggagggagtatatgcttaATGCTTACCAGGCCTTATTTTGGTACATTTACACTACTTTTAGCTACATTTATTGGACAGCGAGAGCAAGTCATTGGTGGAATCAGCATCGCACTAAATGACACTGACAATAAATTAATGTTTGATACCCAGATTAATTGAAGAAAATATGCATGAATAACAAAACAGGATACCAATACAGCAGGCACCTGTGTATCTTCACAGCTAAAATTTCTATTGCCAATCGTGAGACAAAAACGACAGTGCGCTGTGCGCACAATCAAAATTTTCCATAAATATCTAACAATCACCTTGACAAGTTCCCTAAATCCATTCACCTATCAATCCAAtcaaacacattttttttttgttgacataaatcaaacatttttatcatacacaaaaaaatattaaaaatagattCCCAGTTTTTCAACTATTCCTCAGGAAGGGATTTATGGTTGgattatttgtttgtttcatacATTTGTCAGATTAAAAAGGAATTGTCCTTTTTAGCTCAATTATCATGTTAGCCACGGTAAAAAAGgtagtaaaaaaaatcgaaaagaTGATGCGTTCACAAGAAAGAGTACTTGTGATCTTTAAGCAAACCTCACGTGCACCAATCAGCCCATACCTTTCGCCgcctcggtcgccgtcgccgtcaccggcggcggcggcggcggggatgccCGATCCGACTCCCCCGGAGCCGTACGGGAACCCAGGCCACTCTCTGATCCGGCCTGGatcgcggtcgccgccggcttctGCTGCTGTTCCCGCTCCTGCGGCGGCGTGGAAGGCGGGGAcgggggaggcgggggcggcgggtcCTTGAgcacggcgcgcgccgccgccagcgccgcggcggcgcggtcgatgACCTGCCGCCGCTGGACGCGGTCCCGCTCCTCGCGCGGCACCCGCAGCATCTCCTCGAAccgcgccgtcctcctctccacgtcccccgcagccgccgcagccttcccccctccctcctcctccttcacggcggcggcggcggcggcggcggcggaggaggattgCTGGAGGCGGTGCGCGGTCTCCGCCGAGCGGcgctccctctccaccgccttCTTCCACATGTCGAGGTACGACGACCCGCCATCCCCCCcgcgggcggtggcgcggaCGCGGGTTGAGACGGCGGggcggccgcggaggaggaggtggcggcggtggagggggatGGGAGGAGCGGTGGGGGCGAGGAAGGTGGCGTGGGTGGGCGACGCCATTTTTGTGGGTTTCGAGGTGAGAGGCGAGTGTTGGGGAGTGgagaggtagaagaagaagaagagtgtGGAGGAGATGGAAAGCGTGGGGGGTGTGGGGCCCACAGTGGGTGCTGACGTGGAGGCGCGCGAGTGGAACGTGGGGGAGCTCGTGCGGTTGACACCTGGCGTTTCCGGTCGAGTGATTCTAGACCGTTGGTTTCCGTACGTGGGCCCGGGTGGGCTGTAGTCTGGGCTGGGCTGATCCTTCGATTGCGCACGGTCCGCATGATGGGCTTGCATATGATCCTTTCCGGCTTTATTGCTTACTagctctttcttcttcttcttcttcttctaacgATAGTAAAAAACAAgattgagaaaatttcagaaagctacaactattttatcaaaactatcagtttgctatAAGTTTAACTTTATCATTTCAAAGAACTGCAACAATAGTatacaatattatcaaaaagTTGCAACTTTTGGCAATCCTAGAAAATTGAGCCCTCCTGTCGTATATACATTTGTAATATACACACTGTTTATAGTTGGGCCCACGTGTCATATGAACATATAGAATaaagttgtagttttatgataaaatcATTTGCTATTTGTTGCAGTTTTGTAAAATACAAAGCTAAAATTGTAGCAAAGTGAAACTTTTGTTGAAATATTTgcagttttctaaaatttactcaataAAAACTCTGTGTAGTTTATTCTTAAAGTcaagcttaaaaaatttaaaatcactTTAGAGTACAGTCCAAAGTTAAAACAAGCAGGCTGATGTCAATCACATACCCAAACAGACTTGATTTGACAAATGGCAAAGCCAGGATCTAGAGATTGGGAGTACCATCTACGCGACGTGAAAACTCACTTACGACTTGATAAACAGTTATGTGTAGTGTGGGTGCGTGGTCAGCAACTCGGCATCATGCATGTCACAACGATTACCTACAAGAGATAATGAGAACCTATAGATCATGATTCGCCTTAGCACCTTGGCAGCTCGGTCTCGCCCAACCACGTCTTGTTTGCACTAATATGCACAATTGCACATAAATTTGATATTGGCTGTTGCCACTTTAATAATTATTGAATTATACAATAATTTATCGTTGACCCTAATATATGCATAAAATGATTATTGTGCTTTTGGACGTACCAAACCATATTGTGGTTTGGCAGAGAAAACACCCTTAAAACTGTCACCGAAGCGACCTGTGACCGTCGATCCACGATCCGACGGCTATGGAAAGGGGACGAACGACACAAATCCTCCCAGAATTCGATATTTAGAGATATGATGAATAATTGGTGAGTGTAAATTAATTTCGTCAGGTTCTGTAATTGGTGGTTTTCAGTTGTTCATGATCAGCAAATAGGCATATTTGTCTGAGTCACACTAGCAAATACCAGCTGGAATCGATGAATTATAATTCAAAGTTTTCTTACCTTTATTCTgagatgatttttttcatgttaCGACACTTTCTCCTCGGTTTGATTGTGATACTAACCGAGGAAAAAGGTATcgtaacaggaaaaaaaaatcatctcagACTAAAGGGAAGAAAACTTTgaattataatatatatgcatgctttctttcaaaaatgaaaaacaaattaattaacatacaTGGGATGAAATACATGAATGTGACTAGTCTCTACACACATAAAACACGGCGCAGCTAGCTCCGAGTAGCTGatggatgatgaggatgagcaCATATACACGTACGACGCAGCAATCGAAGCTGGCTGAATTTTATTATCTGAAAAACAGAAGATAACAACAAATCTCGAATACACCAATACATACGTCTATGTACGTGATAATACTAACCAAACAAACGAAATACACAAATACAACTTACAAgcctttttttatttaagagACCGTTTGGGAGGCTTTCATTTCCCGGCCGGACCTTCTACCATGACAGGCCGGGATTTTGGGCTTCCAAAACTTATAGGCCCTGAAAGCTTAAACAGGGGGAATAACCATCttgtcctcgtcgtcgttgtgAGCGATGTAGCGCAAGCTATATGGAAAGAGGAAGGCGTAGGCGAGCTCGACGGCGATGAGGGCCATGACCCAACCGGCCAGAGCACCCCACGGTGGCAGCGGCACGATGGAGCCAAACAGGTACAACAGCATGGTTGAGAGTGATATGTACAACAATACAGTTAATACCTTGAGGCGAAAACGGAGGCTGTTGGATGCGTtgcggctgcggcagcggcggaggagaaaGCGGCAGAGGTAGATGACAATCATGTCGATGCCGGCTACGGCTGCGAGTTCCTTGAGATGCAACATTTGCCATTGGCCGTTTGGCAAAAATGAGCGCGCGGCTTTTGTAGGCGTGCAGGCGGAAGGCGCGC
The nucleotide sequence above comes from Oryza glaberrima chromosome 11, OglaRS2, whole genome shotgun sequence. Encoded proteins:
- the LOC127755616 gene encoding putative calmodulin-like protein 6, with protein sequence MESHLNEQQISDFRDAFSLFDKNNDGCISREELATVLTRLGMAPSQEDLQDMIVAVDEDGNGTIEFDEFIAIMKKKLYENGKGDEEEELRKAFRIFDKDDNGFISRNELSMVMASLGEEMTEDEIDDMMKAADSNNDGQVDYEEFKRVMMST
- the LOC127755611 gene encoding uncharacterized protein LOC127755611 isoform X2, giving the protein MASPTHATFLAPTAPPIPLHRRHLLLRGRPAVSTRVRATARGGDGGSSYLDMWKKAVERERRSAETAHRLQQSSSAAAAAAAAVKEEEGGGKAAAAAGDVERRTARFEEMLRVPREERDRVQRRQVIDRAAAALAAARAVLKDPPPPPPPSPPSTPPQEREQQQKPAATAIQAGSESGLGSRTAPGESDRASPPPPPPVTATATEAAKVPDSGDSSPFKKSSSKLGTPGPDFWSWLPPVENSTKLGEIDTGLKPSEKLDSFAGQPDLLMEKELSEDILSLPFETSFFKKKEDRSLPPFQSFAEPENVESEPSITADAEETFEDQFSKNAAEAARALSASDEKSSHGVRPDGSLWWKETGVEQRPDGVTCKWTVIRGVSADGAVEWEDKYWEASDRFDHKELGSEKSGRDATGNVWREYWKESMWQDFTCGVMHMEKTADKWGQNGKGEQWQEQWWEHYDSTGKAEKWADKWCSLDPNTPLDVGHAHVWHERWGEKYDGCGGSAKYTDKWAERSEGDGWSKWGDKWDEHFDPNGHGVKQGETWWAGKYGDQWNRTWGEHHNGTGWVHKYGRSSSGEHWDTHVPQDTWYERFPHFGFEHCFNNSVQLRSVKRQTSKNTKPEND
- the LOC127755611 gene encoding uncharacterized protein LOC127755611 isoform X1, giving the protein MASPTHATFLAPTAPPIPLHRRHLLLRGRPAVSTRVRATARGGDGGSSYLDMWKKAVERERRSAETAHRLQQSSSAAAAAAAAVKEEEGGGKAAAAAGDVERRTARFEEMLRVPREERDRVQRRQVIDRAAAALAAARAVLKDPPPPPPPSPPSTPPQEREQQQKPAATAIQAGSESGLGSRTAPGESDRASPPPPPPVTATATEAAKVSVPDSGDSSPFKKSSSKLGTPGPDFWSWLPPVENSTKLGEIDTGLKPSEKLDSFAGQPDLLMEKELSEDILSLPFETSFFKKKEDRSLPPFQSFAEPENVESEPSITADAEETFEDQFSKNAAEAARALSASDEKSSHGVRPDGSLWWKETGVEQRPDGVTCKWTVIRGVSADGAVEWEDKYWEASDRFDHKELGSEKSGRDATGNVWREYWKESMWQDFTCGVMHMEKTADKWGQNGKGEQWQEQWWEHYDSTGKAEKWADKWCSLDPNTPLDVGHAHVWHERWGEKYDGCGGSAKYTDKWAERSEGDGWSKWGDKWDEHFDPNGHGVKQGETWWAGKYGDQWNRTWGEHHNGTGWVHKYGRSSSGEHWDTHVPQDTWYERFPHFGFEHCFNNSVQLRSVKRQTSKNTKPEND